In the genome of Pelodiscus sinensis isolate JC-2024 chromosome 3, ASM4963464v1, whole genome shotgun sequence, one region contains:
- the ZC3H12D gene encoding putative ribonuclease ZC3H12D, whose product MEAHLGKMEFFCKLGYGKQDICKVLENLGQGALEDDVLKELIRIGSRPAVQERQPQQPLPRLVPRGSCSSPAVPKGPEEAPADPSSHLRPIVIDGSNIAMSHGNKEVFSCRGIQLAVDWFRERGHKDIKVFVPSWRKEPPRFDSPITDQHILEELAKQTILVYTPSRKVKGRRVVCYDDRYIIKVAQEKDGVIVSNDNYRDLQSENPEWKWFIEQRLLMFSFVSDKFMPPDDPLGRHGPTLTNFLSKKPVLPFTRWQPCPYGKKCTYGSKCKFYHPERLSQAQLSVADELRAKTKASSRSLGSKDEKLKALTTTQRENASHGACIEMPQESSGATGSSRSSSTQNFARDWFHSVQQEKSYPEHSAGAWGDRPLCKLEPENDLLEQDLQRDQRFLAKQLSALSLRDQIRSASRPTDTSERGDAMDTPYHCCNLRNNHCHNLHVTHHNHSLDCMCLQQCEFQEPVLVPSHFYGRSDHFRSQHCCNLQVPAMQSQRIPFGDDGSQAKQGPKAQQVTLSFRSPLNDLFPYSNHEDAQYQTHIQTQPPIQPLLLHPGKVPEAFSYSPPSHSEHLPTNHASEPLSSERTHIRRVLCSVFPYADVDRIMFLYPDLKDMTSLILLIQRHRHV is encoded by the exons ATGGAGGCACACCTGGGCAAGATGGAGTTTTTCTGCAAGCTGGGGTATGGCAAGCAGGACATCTGCAAAGTGCTGGAGAATCTGGGTCAAGGGGCCCTGGAGGACGATGTGCTGAAAGAGTTGATTCGGATTGGTAGCAGGCCTGCAGTTCAGGagaggcagccccagcagcctcTCCCCAGACTTGTTCCCCGTGGGTCATGTAGCAGTCCTGCAGTGCCCAAAGGCCCTGAAGAGGCGCCAGCTGATCCGTCCAGTCACTTGAGACCTATTGTGATCGATGGCAGCAACATTGCAATGAG CCATGGGAACAAAGAAGTGTTCTCATGCCGGGGGATTCAGCTGGCAGTGGACTGGTTCAGGGAAAGAGGCCACAAAGATATCAAGGTCTTTGTCCCATCATGGAGAAAGGAACCACCACGGTTTGATAGCCCCATTACAG atcAGCACATTCTTGAGGAGCTAGCAAAGCAAACCATTCTTGTGTACACCCCCTCCCGCAAGGTGAAAGGCAGGCGGGTGGTCTGCTATGACGATCGATATATAATTAAAGTGGCCCAGGAGAAAGATGGGGTGATTGTTTCCAATGACAACTACCGTGATCTCCAGAGTGAGAATCCTGAATGGAAGTGGTTCATCGAGCAGCGGTTACTCATGTTCTCCTTTGTCAGTGACAA GTTTATGCCGCCTGATGACCCGCTAGGCCGTCATGGACCTACTCTTACCAATTTCCTCAGCAAAAAGCCAGTGCTTCCTTTCACTAGATGGCAGCCTTGTCCCTATG gcAAAAAATGCACATATGGCAGCAAGTGCAAATTTTATCACCCAGAACGCTTGTCTCAAGCTCAGCTGTCAGTGGCTGATGAGCTCAGAGCCAAAACCAAGGCCTCCTCTCGAAGCTTAGGGTCAAAGGATGAAAAGTTGAAGGCCCTGACTACAACCCAAAGAGAGAATGCGTCCCACGGAGCTTGCATAGAGATGCCGCAGGAATCTAGTGGTGctacaggcagcagcagaagcagctccACTCAGAACTTTGCAAGAGATTGGTTCCATTCCGTGCAACAGGAAAAGAGCTACCCTGAGCATTCAGCTGGAGCCTGGGGAGACAGGCCCTTGTGTAAGCTGGAACCTGAAAATGACTTATTAGAGCAAGACTTACAGAGAGATCAAAGGTTCCTGGCAAAGCAGCTCTCTGCATTATCACTCAGGGATCAGATACGTAGTGCAAGTAGACCAACAGACACCTCTGAAAGAGGGGATGCAATGGACACTCCCTATCACTGCTGTAATCTTAGAAACAATCACTGTCACAATCTGCACGTAACTCATCACAACCATAGTTTGGACTGCATGTGCTTACAACAGTGTGAGTTCCAAGAGCCGGTACTGGTGCCTTCTCATTTTTATGGGCGCTCAGATCACTTTAGGTCTCAGCACTGTTGCAACCTGCAAGTACCAGCAATGCAGAGTCAGAGAATCCCATTCGGTGATGACGGATCTCAGGCCAAACAAGGCCCAAAAGCCCAGCAAGTAACACTCTCTTTCAGGTCTCCTTTGAATGACCTATTTCCTTACAGCAACCATGAAGATGCACAATACCAGACGCATATTCAGACTCAGCCTCCCATTCAGCCACTTTTGTTACACCCCGGCAAGGTACCTGAGGCTTTCAGCTATTCACCCCCTTCTCACAGCGAGCATCTCCCAACAAATCACGCTTCAGAACCACTTTCTAGCGAGCGAACCCACATCCGTAGAGTGCTCTGCTCTGTCTTCCCATATGCTGACGTGGATCGCATTATGTTCTTGTACCCTGATCTCAAGGACATGACTAGTTTAATTTTACTAATTCAAAGACACAGGCATGTATGA